The DNA region ATTACTCCCGCTCGTGTTTAAAttacagcagagagactcgcccacagtCTCCACAGACCACCCTTACATCATTCAAaagcatttctttgttctgtgaAAAACATTCATATCGGCTGCATATCTGCGGCTTttacgccgatacagatatatctcATATTggccgataaaatcggcaaaacgataaatcATTCGGGGGAGCAAGAGCAACAAGGGAGAATAACTGGATGCGCTGTAGACATAATCGCCAGCGCATCATATTAACATAATTATACTTAAATTTCCCATTTGCACCAGTGCAACCTTTAATTAAACGTAGTTGCATAGGCAGGAAAAATACTCTCAAAATGCGACTCTTTACTCTCAGTCTGGAGCCCTACCCATTATTcaaacattgtaaacaatactaATACAGCCTGTATAAATGCGCAAATTACATTCCAGCGTATTCTGTGTCTGTACGCTGACCACTCAGTCAGTAGGAGACGTCAGCAGCATGTGTCGTAGCCTAGTCATGAACGCACACTGAACAACCAAGGAGGAGAAACAATTGAATAAAATCTTTCATATAGTTTTCTTTGAGCACAAAAGTGTTTTTGTCACTTcatcataatattattattgaacgaCTGATATGGCGCATGGAGCTTTTTGGTGATGTGGCCTTCATTATTTTCTGGGCAAAAGAATTGTTAAACTAACTAAAGTTAATAGGACAGACCGAAGACTCccagttttcatcaaaaatatctaaaaatgtgttgtgaAGACAATCGGAGCACTTGGGCGTTTAAAACGACACAGGTGTAAGTGATTAagataaaattaacattttagggtgaactatccctttaaaaaagacTTAATCTCATTCTAGAAGTGTCACCATGCAAAAAGGATTTTGAAAGtctctgaaaataaaaataataataaaaaatattgttcCTTTTGACAACTCCTACAAAATAGTGAAATACTCACAAATAATCTTgcattacatttatgttttgtcATTGATCACTAGTTATGTTGTctctattttaataaaatattaacaaaaataataatacaaaatagcTGGGTATGTTTACAAATGTTGGTTTATTTGATGTGCAATGACCCAGCTGTAATAACAGGACTGACATCTGTCTTCTGTCTATATGTGTGAATCTAGAAAAAGATACAGAATCTCAATTCTTCACCCTTCTTTGTGTAAATAAGAGTGAAAAGACAATTTAATTGtttcatgtttctttcagatgtgaagagtggttcatgtttggatatagaaataacgtcctcaacatcaaaagagcgactgacagcacaaactctttcctgcatcacctgtggaaagacattcagctcacagagacatttaaagagacatgagagaaaacacacagaacagaaactcttcaccagatctgagatcagctttactaccttacaagagaagaaacttcattcagaagaccacagagagaagaagaggaggaagaagaagaagcagtttCACTGTGAGCAGTGTGGGAAGATTTTTGTCTCTTCATCTAATCTAAATGAtcacatgaggacacacagtgGTGAAAAGCCTTTCAACTGCAATGAATGTGGAAATTACTTCAGAACTAAACAATATCTTAAagttcatcagagagttcacaccgGTGAAAAACCTTACGAGTGTCCTCACTGTGAGAAGAGATTTAGCCGTAAACGTGGTCTGAAGACACATGTGCTTTTGCACACCAATGAGAGACCGTATCAGTGCAGTGAATGTGGAAAAACCTTTAGGGATTCAGGTTCATTAAAATCACACCAGAATATTCACATTAAAGAGAAACTCTATCAgtgttcacactgtgataaaTGTTACGGTCATAAATATCAGCTGATAactcatcagagagttcatactggagagaaaccttacgccTGCTCTcactgtgggaagagttttagtcaacAGTCAAACTTACTTAATCACAAGAgagttcatacaggtgaaaaacctttcaaatgctctcagtgtgacaagatgTTTGCTTATTCAGGTCACTTCAAagtccatcagagagttcatactggagagaaaccttatcactgtagtctctgtgggaagagttttggTCAACAGTCAATCTTAATAATTCAcaagagaattcatacaggtgaaaaacctttcaaatgctctcagtgtgacaagacgtttgctcagTCAAGTTCCTTAAAATACCATcaaagagttcatactggagagaaaccttatcattgtggtgtctgtgggaagagttttagtcaacAGACTTCATTACTAAATCACAAGAGACTCGCATGTGTGAGAAAATATTGAGACAGGACACCCCACTACAAACAATTGCACAAAGGCAATATACAGCATTTGCTCACACTATTGTTTTTTTCTACTTTTATTTTCACTTAtttcaagaacagaaagctgtggagcatctTCGTCACCCTAATGTTTGATTCCTGGTCATTGTTTTCTTCATGTTTCTTCTAAACTTTGTTTGCCATGGTGGATTggctacttttcttcacctatcctacATTTcttttatggcgcttttccgTTGCATAGTACctcacggtttggtttgggtcgggtcagcttttgggagcttttccacgGGGTgaagtacccgatacttttttttagtaccacctcggttgggattccaagcgacccgagctgataccaaacatgacgcgaaaacactgtagatcactgattggtctgagagaatggTCACTATCAGCGTCATTGCTATAATCTacaagattagctttacctcagTGCTAGCTTGTTGTCatctgttgtcatctgtgctctgctacaagttcccaaactctctttagcaatgaaaaacatctacaggttgagaatcaagaacaccataacagtttttttttcagacttgcagtttgtggcggcacattcgcgacgcgcacgtatgcttaaatgcaacttatgAGGCTTAGCGGAGCGTGTTAATTGATGCcacaggtgtttgtacagaaactgtcatgtgagacagaggtagtgttAAATGCGTTGTGAAAACATCCCACTCTGAAGTAATActaactcaatggaaaagcttaccaagccaaagtgaagtgagctgacccgacctgactcGCAAATCAGTGCGGCTCTGACGGCGtggtagagtaataatttgaatgagaaatcatttgtattgtgtACAGTCAAGGCCAAAAGTTTTGAGAATTACATAAATATTGGAAATTGGAAAAGTTGCTGCTTAAGTTTTTATAATAGCCATTTGCATATACTTCAGAATGTTGAATGAAGAGTGATCAGATGAATTGCATAGTCCTTCTTTGCCATGAAAATTATCTTAATCTCAAAAAAACCTTTCCACTGCATTTCATTGCTGTCATTAAAGGACCTGATGAGATCATTTTAGTAATCGTCTTGTTAACTCAGGTGAGAATGTTGACGAGCACAAGGCTGGAGATCATTATGTCAGGCTGATTGGGTTAGAATGGCAGACTTGACATGTTAAAAGGAGGATGATGCTTGAAATCATTGTTCTTCCATTGTTAACCATGGTGACCTGCAAAGAAACGTGTGCAGCCATCTTTGTGTTGCATAAAAATGGCTTCACAGGCAAGGATCTTGTGGCTACTAAGATTGCACCCAAATCAACAACCTATAGAATCATCAAGAACTTCAAGGTCAAAGTCATATTCTCTGATGAAGCCCCTTTCATTTTGTTTGGGGCATCTGGAAAAAGGCTTGTCAGGAGAAGAAAAGGTGAGAGCTACCATCAGTCCTGTGTCATGCCAACAGTAAAGCATCCTAAAACCATTCATATGTGCATTTGCTTCTCATCCAAGGGAGTAGGCTCACTCACAATTCTGCCCAAAAACACAGCCATGAATAAAGAATGGTACCAAAATACCCTCCAACAGCAACTTCTTCCAACAATCCAACAACAGTTTGGTGAAGAACAATGCATTTTCCAGCACTATGGAGCACCGTGTCATAAGGCAAAGTGATAACTAAGTGGCTCAGGGACCAGAACGTTGAAATTTTGGGTCCATGGTCTGGAAACTCCCCAGATCTTAATCCCATTGAGAACTTGTGGTCAATCCTCAAGAGGCGGGTGGACAAAAAAACCCCACAAATTCTGACAAACTCCAAGAAGTGATTATGAAAGAATGAGTTGTTATCAGTCAGGATTTGGGCCAGAAGTTGATTGAGAGCACGCCCAGTCGAATTGCAGAGGTCCTGAAAAAGAATGGCCAAAACTGCAAATACTGACTCTTTGCATAAATGTCATGTAATTGTCGATAAAAGCCGTTGAAACGTAAGTGCTTGTAATTATATTTCAGTACATCACAGAAACAACTGAAACAAAGATCTAAAAGCAGTTTAGCAGCAAACTTTGTGAAAACTAATATTTATGTAATTCTCAAAACTTTTGGCCACAACACTTTCCAACACGGGTAGCTGAGTATGCTTTGAAAGCTGTTTGTGAGCCGGACACAGAAAAAAGTATACCCGGCCCTTAAGTCTGCTCTCACTGTGGAATAAGCTTCTCTAATCCGTTTTAATTCAGAGATCATcaaagagttcatactggagagaaaccataaCACagtagtgtctgtgggaagagttaaTCAACAGTCAAACTTTGTATAGCACCAGTGACCTTAATAAGGTTATGACACCaaaaactgttttaactattattaaatagtaactaaaccctaaaccaacttttttagttaatgatctgtaagaatggggctttattatctgttcattgatttgagtaacttttttgacatttgtgtataaagtgtttcaatgctacaatatattgccagtgggtggagtcaggctctgacctgGGGCCGGTTGCACCAGCCGATGTAAAAAAGTTGGGTGCAAGTCCTACATTGGGCTTAGCTACGTCcgacattgtgaaaaatatttacgcctgttgcaccatctgaaactacaaCCAGACGTAGCTACGCTCAGCGTAAATGATGCACATCCCCACGTATGTGTTTAATAGTGATATTTAAACGCTGCTCGTGTTTACTATGGCAAAAATGGTACActaatagatgacatatgagaGCTTTTCCCATGTTTACCAGTGCACTCTACCTCAAGATGCGTgcgtgcagacccatcaaacacatAATAACAGCTctagtttaaaaacaaaattaaatcaaAGCTTTTAAAAACTTCTACAGTGTCTTTGTAAGTATTTATGGCGGTGAAAGCACGGCGGTCTCTACCATGCATGAAAGCACATTGCGTATCCTGTGCATTAGACgcattaattatttttatttttgccttTAGAAACAAAGTAAATACTTATACGCCTTCCCTTGACTAGACGTAAGTTTAAGTCTCAGACGTGCGCTACGGCTAGATGGTGCAACAGGTGTTAAATGTACGTCCGACATGAAGCAAATTTTACATACAAAGTAGGATTAGGACCGGGTTTATGCCCAGCATGTGCAACCGGccccaggggtttagttaccctTTAATagtaaaataagaacaaataatCAAATTATGAGCAATATCGCAGATAAATACAACagaacaaatgaaataaaacagtGCTGTTCAGGTTTTTCAGATTGATCTGACAGTTCTGTATTTTGGAGGTAAGGTGCCAAGCTGGTAAAGGGTGTATGTGTCTGGAGGCAAACATACTGTTCATAACTATATACAATAGTGTTAAttcatgttgtttttcatattttatttacacatttataatttttttatcttttataaACTCTTTTGTTATGTGTCaaacttgtttattttatattgtgtGCTATGTGATTTTACAAATTGGTTTCAAAGTTTTATGTCATGGGACCACAATGTCATTTATTGTTCATTTAAGAAAGGAACTGTTCAGATTATTCAGTAAAtgctttgttcatttttacaatgattatgtctCCTGACTTCTGCTATAGGCCTATTCTCTCGGCTGGTAAATTCAATTACATAATTATTCAGTATTTTGTCAGTCTTTTTATTCTTTCTAGGAAAGTTAAAAGACCTGTTATTGCATTGAGATCATCTTGACCAGATGCCGGTTTGATATGGTAGCACAATAGAAATGAACTGCAAGAGCTTGTAGAGAGGAGTAAAGACTGCGTAGAGGAACACCACTATATTTTGAGTAtttgtcacaaggtgacgatctttttgggcggaaccaaaagttgggaaagtttggttccgcccggatgtttccgcccggaccggggaaaggaaacaccggacatctggCAGCATCGCGAAGGGCTGTAATCAGTAGATTAAGCACAGCTGTGTGTCGTTAAGGAGatcgccgggtgattggacgacTGGAATACACGGAGGAGCACTTAAAGAGCAGTTAAATCACAGTTGGAGAAGTTTAGTGTGTGCTGAGGAGCGGAGCTGTGCTCGTTGATGAACATTGGTGGCTGTCTgcatttttctctctctctcttggttgCAGTCTGCGGTGAAAACGCTGGAGTTAAAGGAGAACCCTATGGGTAGAAGAAACATTGGTCTAAGTGGCACATttaaaggagtaaagcaggaaggaAACCGACTTTGTTttgcaacgtaaacaaaggcaaaCCGCTGTGAGTATCAACTCTTGTGTTGAGCAACTTGTAAAAGCTAACCTGTGCAATTGTTGGATACCTCCAGGAGAaagagggcggccctacccctgaaacagcgtggtgggtgagctgcAGAAGCATCCATCCAAGCAGCCACAGCAACGAACTACTATTCAGGTCGTATTTCCATCGCCCTTATCCAGCCCAAGCGAAGTGGAGGACGCCGGGCGTCCCTTGTTGTGTACACtgatagtgtggtgagtgagtcTTTGTAATTAGGAAACTtttcacgttgaagtggtgctgtgtatttgctgtgggttgctgtgtgtcttgtcagacgaaaccccgcatcatccatttttcactgagcagaggacggagaggctaacgacctcagGAATTACCAGCTACTATACgcagtgtgctgtttggagtgTGAAGTGACGCAGATTAAGAACTGTCAGCGAGTGTGAGTACGACATTGGATGATTTGTATTggaaacttacctgtgtctgcccctgtcgcagagtcagaggcgaaagagttccgccgccccgtggtctctacaaaggggcgcccctgtccagtatTCGATCGCCCTATGGGTAGtgaggatagggcagcgctcgacccgccacctgtggagaaaaaggagaacgagagtgaacattaggagaacagactgtggaaagctatacctaccaagagctgtaaacagcaggaCCGGTGAGAAGTGTTCGAAGTCCaagttaacagtgcttttgtgtcccagcagccacctgtggagaaaaaggagaacgagagtgaacattaggagaacagactgtggaaagctatacctaccacgagctgtaaacagcagaaccGGTGAGAAGTGTTCGTAGTCCaagttaacagtgcttttgtgtcccagcggccacctgtggagaacgAGGAGCAAGAGGGTGAACGTACGACGGAGAAACGTGAAGGCACGTGGGGCGAAGACCCCCTGCCGAACAGAGAAAGGTACGCAGATAGCGAAAAGTCCACTTACCAGTCACACTGTTTGtactctgcctccaggaaggaagaaggagggcgccacggatagcaGGGACCAGGCAGGAGTCTGACGCTTCCCTCCCCCCCGGCTTACGGAGGTCTGGACCCCCGTTGCCCCTTTGTCCCTGCctgcccgtggctgcagtctccctggagggaggagCTAGAGATCCCTTTAGTTTTAATTGCCCTTTCCCCATTTCCctattcttttaaatatttaaataaagtttgttttattaCGTACCTGCTCtcgtgttgtctggtcattgggtttgctttggggacctcctcgaggtggaagttgagaaggggctTGGCTTTAGTCAaacatagccagcccctggggGTGACAGATTTGCAAGCATGTCACACTTTCACTGCACAGACACCATATACGTGTTCTCCAAATGCTtaagaggagcctcgcctagcctctgaaggaagtgacttgtaaggactagtcttgccaaggaagtatccttgacattgggAAACAGCCAGAGTTGTAGAGACTTTTAATCCATCAAACGGCTGCGacctatttttttgtttaaggCGCACCATTGAGAAATTAGGGCGCATGTGCAATTGGTCGCGCTTTCGAGCCCTGGCAGGACATTAAACGCGTCTCGTGTCTTTCAGGGATCTTTCCGGTATCTGTGGGAATGCACACACAGATTCCGGCAagtcattggcagtgtgaatgaaccaaaaatctaaCATTCTCAGAAATATTCCCGGTCCATTTTCAGTAATGTCAGTGTGAAAGGGGCACACTGTCACTGAGACTATGCCTGTGAATaccagactaaagtctcaaatcttattgtgaaatAAAGAGAATCACAATTTgattaatttcactatgatttcaatcactgacatgacattactcagtcaatattaaacatatcaagtttatattttcgcagaatgttctttacattatgtctaCACCTTATCAGCTCTCTATCAAGCTTCAAAGGGGGTCGGAAATGTTCAACCAAATTCGTTGGAAtgggttttttttgggggggggggataAAGATGTTCCGATGACATTTTTCTCTTCCAGATTCCGATACCTGGGCTCGGGGTATCGTCCGATACGGAGTACAGATACGATACCTGGCTGTGTATCTGTATAATATACAGCTGTACATACTGCTAGCCCTGTATGAATGGATAACTGTTTTATGGTGTGCTTTAGACTTATTCATGtataaaacatgaacaaatacatacagtgaactagagtatttttattatctgaaagacatttgacagtaatatttatttatcctAAGTGAAAATACTGGTATCGGAATCGGAACAACTCTAGGGGGGAATGATGTTGAGATCAAGAGACCTTAGGAGATTATGAGGGAACTGTAGTAATGATATTATAATGCAACTTTAATCATCCAAAAGTTATGGAACCAGCCATATGCTACAATATTAACAAAAAGTTTAATACATGTTGATTTATTTGATTTGCAATGACCCAGTTGTAATAACAGGACTGACACCTGTCTTTTGTCTATATGTGTGAATCTAGAAAAAGATACAGAATCTCAATTCTTCATCCTTCTTTGTGTAAATAAGAGTGAAAAGACAATTAAATTGtttcatgtttctttcagatgttaagagtgattcatgtttggatatagaaataacgtcctcaacatcaaaagagcgactgacagcacaaactctttcctgcatcacctgtggaaagacattcagctcacagagacatttagagagacatgagagaaaacacacagaacagaaactcttcaccagatctgagatcagctttactaccttacaagagaagaaacttcattcagaagacCACAGAGAgaataagaaaaagaagaagaagcagtttCACTGTGAGCAGTGTGGGAAGATTTTTGTCTCTTCCTCTGATCTAAATGTtcacatgaggacacacagtgATGAAAAGCCTTTCAactgcactgaatgtggaaAATACTTCACAACCAAACAATATCTTAAAGTTCATCAGAAAGTTCATacaggagaaaaaccttacaaatgctctcagtgtgacaaaaCTTTTTCTCAGTCAAGTCACTTGAAAGCACATCAGAGacttcatactggagagaaaccttacgtctgcgctcaatgtggaaagagcttctctTATTCATCTCATTTAAGagttcatcagagagttcatactggagagaaaccttatcactgtagtcTCTGTGGGAACAGTTTTAGTCAAAGGGCTACATTACTAAATCACAAgataattcatacaggtgaaaaacctttcaaatgctcttagtgtgacaagacgtttgctcagTCACGTTGCTTACAAGTCCATCAgggagttcatactggagagaaacctcatcactgcaATGTTTGTGGGAAGAGATTTAATCAACATGAAAATTTATTAAGACACCagaaaattcatacaggtgaaaaaccttttaaatgctctcagtgtgacgagacatttacttttttagctTCCTTAAAaacccatcagagagttcatactggagagaaaccttattaCTGTAttgtttgtgggaagagttttactCGCCATGGCAGTTTAGTAACACACCAGAGACTTCATACAGGTGataaacctttcaaatgctctcagtgtgacaagacattTGCTTGTTCAAGTAATTTAAAatcccatcagagagttcacacagGAAAGAAACCTTAAcactgtaatgtttgtgggaagagttaaTCAACAGTCAGTATTTGTTCTTTTGTTCTGATATTTTGAGTAAAGTTTGAAATCATGCcaatttacttccatagtattatttgtTCTtactatgtgttgttttttgacAGTTGTTTTATGAGTGAAATACACAGTTAAAAAAGTTACCATGAAAGTACACTAAAAGTTAGTTTCTGTACACTGTACGGTAGTTTTTGTACAGAGATTTGAACCTCACCATGTTTAAGTCAATAAAAAACAGACACCAACAGGGCCGGTGTCTGTAACTTAAGAAAACAAACAACTTCTGATTTCCAACAGATATTTTATCAAAACTTGTTACTACCAAAGACTATAGCATTACAAAACAACACGTTAGTGTAGTGAACAGCATACAACAAAGCATTCCAGATCCCTCCCCGATTGCAACATTTGGACTGAACACTAGCATTCTGAATGACATCTTTATGTGATGTTATGTTTAAATAACGTTATTaacgaatgaatgaatgaatgcatgTTTGATAGAGTAACATTTTGATGTTATACTTTTTAAACTCAGAATAATGCCATTGGTATTTTGGAAAAATAAAGAttgtttgacattcagctacatgGTCACCGTCATTTCTCTAttataagtttaggtaacttgtacgTTTAGATAACAATTACAAaaccagcaaattattgcatgcacatacagtacaaagcatgattatttatttagatttcagaacgAGCACATTtctcattaatactaaatatgctgcggttgGCCGCTGATCTGATACtctaataaagatgaatgtataataattgattaaaaagcaaaactatgtacatgcttaggacgtttgcattgtaataatgtacagggtaacttcagatataaaaacgaagacttgtaaagtgatgttttatatcattaaaatctgataacgtctaccattgatttaacatttgggtataccaacatggcggggCGGTGGCTTTACAAtcgtgacgtcatgcgcaatccagtcatttatatagatcagaaAGACTATAACGGATCATCAGAAAACCAACCAAGTTTCTGAATCTCTCCTTGAGATTTTACAGCTCCTCATTCTGAGTTTGACAACAGAGACTGAACCAGATCGATCACAAGTTTTGAGATTATGTGTCCAGAGACTAAGTGGATCACACCACGTTCCGAGCCTCACGTCCAGAAAGGCAATCAAAGACGTCTGCAAAAAAGGTGGAGCTCATAAGAGCAAACCTTCACTTCAAAGGACCTTCATCTGCGTGTTCCAGATTTGTTAAGGACCTTCTGCACCCACTACAAGACCGCTAGAATTCTCTCGATGCCTATTGGAGATCAGCATTTTCACAGCACTTCATGTTCAAGGCTGTTGAACTGAACCTGACTCTTTCCCCATTGCAGCAAGGAAAAGCTTGACACGTGGCCGACGGGCCACCACCGGACTGCTCATTCGACCGCACAGAATGTAAATATCACACAAACAAATCTTTCCTGAAACCATGGCATTGGTCTATTCTATTACTAACTATTTAACATAGATGCTTCTCAATATTGCATAACTGATTTCTTTAACATTTATCAGATAAAACTTTCATTATTTGGGTTATTAGAAATAAGGGTTTCATCTTAAAAGAAACAGAAACATTCTGCCATGAATTGAACTCAGTCAC from Paramisgurnus dabryanus chromosome 8, PD_genome_1.1, whole genome shotgun sequence includes:
- the LOC135771612 gene encoding uncharacterized protein; its protein translation is MRTHSGEKPFNCNECGNYFRTKDALKVHQRVHTGEKPYECPHCEKRFSYKRGLKRHVLLHTNERPYQCSECDKTFRDSGSLKSHQNTHIKEKLYQCSHCDKCYGHKCHLIIHQRVHTGEKPYVCAHCGKSFSTSSQLIVHQRVHTGEKPYHCSVCGKSFSLKATLLKHKRIHTGEKPFKCSQCDKTFAYSGSLKSHQKVHTGEKPYHCSVCGKSLSQAATLLRHQRLHTGEKPFKCSQCDSTFAQSSYLQAHQRVHTGELPVKRQFNCFMFLSDVKSGSCLDIEITSSTSKERLTAQTLSCITCGKTFSSQRHLKRHERKHTEQKLFTRSEISFTTLQEKKLHSEDHREKKRRKKKKQFHCEQCGKIFVSSSNLNDHMRTHSGEKPFNCNECGNYFRTKQYLKVHQRVHTGEKPYECPHCEKRFSRKRGLKTHVLLHTNERPYQCSECGKTFRDSGSLKSHQNIHIKEKLYQCSHCDKCYGHKYQLITHQRVHTGEKPYACSHCGKSFSQQSNLLNHKRVHTGEKPFKCSQCDKMFAYSGHFKVHQRVHTGEKPYHCSLCGKSFGQQSILIIHKRIHTGEKPFKCSQCDKTFAQSSSLKYHQRVHTGEKPYHCGVCGKSFSQQTSLLNHKRLACVRKY